A window of Verrucomicrobiia bacterium contains these coding sequences:
- a CDS encoding PA0069 family radical SAM protein, whose product MQPKSTLLRGRGAGENPANRFEKIHLEPFEDYDPAEDPAPQTIFLTDNTQTAITYNNSPDVGFDASINPYRGCEHGCSYCYARNTHEYLGFSAGLDFETKIMVKPRAAELLRAELSSPKWQPQVLAMSGVTDCYQPAERRFQITRACLAVLAEFRNPVGIVTKNHLVTRDLDHLRELAAHDCIAVNLSINSLDRELARRLEPRASLPAQRLAAVETLANAGIPVGIIIGPVIPALNDHEIPAVLAAAKNAGAQWAGKVVLRLPWTVRPVFEQWLKRTYPEKEEKILGRIRAIRGGQLNDPRFGTRMRGEGIFADQISQIFHVAHRKAGFTTEDRFPLTTQNFRRPQGPQMELGL is encoded by the coding sequence ATGCAACCGAAGTCCACACTCCTGCGCGGCCGCGGCGCCGGAGAAAACCCCGCCAACCGCTTCGAAAAAATTCACCTCGAACCCTTTGAAGACTACGACCCCGCCGAAGACCCCGCCCCCCAAACCATTTTCCTCACCGACAACACCCAAACCGCCATCACCTACAACAACAGCCCCGACGTCGGCTTCGATGCCAGCATCAACCCCTACCGCGGCTGCGAACATGGCTGCTCCTACTGCTACGCCCGGAACACCCACGAATACCTTGGCTTCAGCGCCGGCCTCGATTTCGAAACCAAAATCATGGTCAAACCCCGCGCCGCCGAACTCCTCCGCGCCGAACTCAGCTCACCCAAATGGCAGCCCCAAGTCCTCGCCATGAGCGGCGTCACCGACTGCTACCAACCCGCCGAACGCCGCTTCCAAATCACCCGCGCCTGCCTCGCCGTCCTCGCCGAATTTCGCAACCCCGTCGGCATCGTCACCAAAAACCACCTCGTCACCCGCGACCTCGACCACCTTCGTGAACTCGCCGCCCACGATTGCATCGCCGTCAACCTCTCCATCAACTCCCTCGACCGCGAACTCGCGCGACGCCTTGAACCCCGCGCCTCACTCCCCGCCCAGCGCCTCGCCGCCGTCGAAACCTTGGCCAACGCCGGCATCCCCGTCGGCATCATCATCGGCCCCGTCATCCCCGCCCTCAACGACCACGAAATCCCCGCCGTCCTCGCCGCCGCAAAAAACGCCGGCGCCCAATGGGCCGGCAAAGTCGTTCTGCGCCTCCCTTGGACCGTCCGCCCCGTCTTCGAACAATGGCTCAAGCGCACCTACCCTGAAAAAGAAGAAAAAATCCTCGGCCGCATCCGCGCCATCCGCGGCGGCCAGCTCAACGACCCCCGCTTCGGCACCCGCATGCGTGGCGAAGGCATCTTCGCCGACCAAATCAGCCAAATCTTCCACGTCGCCCACCGCAAAGCAGGCTTCACCACTGAAGACCGCTTCCCCCTCACCACCCAAAACTTCCGCCGCCCCCAAGGCCCCCAAATGGAACTTGGCCTCTAA
- a CDS encoding low specificity L-threonine aldolase has translation MKSETHSRRQFASDNNSGICPEAFAALAESNRGHAPGYGNDAWTAKAADMIRDVFETKCEVFFVFNGTAANSLALASLCQSYHSILCHEHAHVETAECGAPEFFSNGSKVLLVPGVGGKIHPPAVEPMVMRRTDVHYPKPRALSLTQATEMGTVYSVAELGALAEAARRFSLRVHMDGARFANAVASLGVAPKEITWKAGVDVLCFGGTKNGMAVGDAVVFFNPDLAKEFDYRCKQAGQLASKMRFLASSWVGMLQDGAWLRHAAHANKMAQRLEAGLRQVPGVNIAFPCETNGVFAKMPTAMIKGLHEQGWKFYTHVSPDDARLMCSWDTTAEDVDAFVKDVKELAQCGV, from the coding sequence ATGAAATCGGAAACGCATTCGCGGAGGCAGTTTGCCAGTGATAATAATTCGGGGATTTGTCCGGAGGCGTTCGCGGCGCTGGCGGAGTCCAATCGCGGGCATGCGCCGGGTTACGGCAATGACGCGTGGACGGCCAAGGCGGCGGACATGATCCGCGATGTGTTCGAGACGAAGTGCGAGGTGTTTTTTGTGTTCAACGGCACGGCGGCGAATTCGCTGGCGCTGGCTTCGCTCTGCCAGTCGTATCACAGTATTTTATGCCACGAGCATGCGCACGTGGAGACGGCGGAGTGCGGCGCGCCGGAATTTTTCTCGAATGGCTCGAAGGTTTTGCTGGTTCCGGGCGTGGGCGGAAAAATCCATCCGCCGGCGGTCGAGCCGATGGTGATGCGGCGGACGGATGTGCATTACCCGAAGCCGCGCGCGCTGAGCCTGACGCAGGCGACGGAGATGGGCACGGTGTATTCGGTGGCGGAATTGGGCGCACTGGCGGAGGCGGCGCGGCGGTTCAGCCTGCGCGTGCACATGGATGGCGCGCGGTTCGCGAATGCGGTGGCGTCGCTGGGCGTGGCGCCGAAGGAGATCACGTGGAAGGCAGGGGTGGATGTGTTGTGTTTTGGCGGGACGAAGAATGGAATGGCGGTGGGTGACGCGGTGGTGTTCTTCAACCCGGATTTGGCGAAGGAGTTTGATTATCGCTGCAAACAGGCGGGTCAACTGGCTTCGAAGATGCGGTTTTTGGCATCGTCATGGGTGGGGATGTTGCAGGACGGGGCATGGCTGCGTCACGCCGCGCACGCGAATAAAATGGCGCAGCGGCTGGAGGCGGGGTTGCGTCAGGTGCCGGGGGTGAACATCGCGTTTCCGTGCGAGACGAACGGGGTGTTCGCGAAGATGCCGACGGCGATGATCAAGGGTTTGCATGAGCAGGGGTGGAAGTTTTATACGCACGTGAGCCCGGATGACGCGCGGCTGATGTGCAGTTGGGACACGACGGCGGAGGACGTGGATGCGTTTGTGAAGGATGTGAAGGAGCTGGCCCAGTGCGGAGTTTAG
- a CDS encoding AI-2E family transporter: MSEPKKTNLGFPPPTKRQARVLWFSLTMFSVAVVMVLLGLLVWGVSIVLHRLSAVMVPMAVALILAYILNPVVEFLQHRRNMPRMWAVTFVFGLAALLILSVLASALPGLNRESRKLVHEAPVYMEKIGAKLGDFADGSLGQQLPETWREALRPAKRIPPSTNSAEILPASAVTNSVNEVSVGTNAPSPLNNEEPMFNSGMIGGDEMIPALSHAMVIAARWFTAQLGKVSTWMEFLIGLMLVPVYLFYFLLEKEEITRHWTDYLPIKEGRAKDEVIFVLKAINECLIVFFRGQVLVALCVGVLLAAGYLLLGLNYAVLLGVVAGVLGIVPYLGTITSLVFALIVAGMQFGDWAHPLMVLGIAAVVKLLEDFIISPRIIGERSGLHPLTIIIAVMVGTTLFGGFLGAMLAIPLTAVLRTLMFRYIWTREPYGHQEADEVVEI, translated from the coding sequence GTGAGCGAACCTAAGAAAACAAATTTGGGCTTTCCGCCGCCGACGAAAAGGCAGGCGCGGGTGTTGTGGTTTTCGCTCACGATGTTTTCGGTGGCGGTGGTGATGGTGTTGCTCGGATTGCTGGTCTGGGGGGTGAGCATTGTGCTGCATCGGTTGTCGGCGGTGATGGTTCCGATGGCGGTGGCGTTGATCCTGGCTTATATCCTGAACCCGGTGGTGGAATTTCTTCAGCACCGGCGGAACATGCCGCGGATGTGGGCGGTGACTTTTGTGTTCGGCCTCGCCGCGCTGTTGATTTTGTCGGTGCTGGCCTCGGCGTTGCCGGGGTTGAATCGCGAGAGCCGCAAGCTGGTGCATGAGGCGCCGGTCTATATGGAAAAGATCGGCGCGAAACTCGGTGATTTTGCCGACGGCTCGCTCGGCCAACAACTGCCGGAAACCTGGCGCGAGGCTTTGCGCCCGGCAAAACGGATTCCGCCGTCAACCAACAGCGCGGAAATCCTGCCGGCATCGGCGGTGACGAATTCGGTGAATGAGGTGAGCGTCGGCACAAACGCGCCGTCGCCGCTCAACAATGAAGAACCGATGTTCAATTCGGGAATGATCGGCGGCGATGAAATGATTCCGGCGTTGTCGCACGCGATGGTGATTGCGGCGCGCTGGTTCACGGCGCAACTGGGCAAAGTTTCGACGTGGATGGAATTTTTGATCGGGCTGATGCTGGTTCCGGTGTATCTGTTTTATTTTTTGCTGGAGAAGGAGGAGATCACGCGGCATTGGACGGATTATCTGCCGATCAAGGAAGGCAGGGCGAAGGACGAGGTGATTTTCGTGCTGAAGGCGATCAATGAATGTTTGATCGTGTTTTTTCGTGGGCAGGTGCTGGTGGCATTGTGCGTGGGCGTGCTGCTGGCGGCGGGTTATCTTTTGCTGGGATTGAATTATGCGGTGCTGCTCGGCGTGGTGGCGGGGGTGCTGGGCATCGTGCCGTATTTGGGAACGATCACGAGTTTGGTGTTCGCGTTGATTGTGGCGGGGATGCAGTTCGGGGATTGGGCGCATCCGCTGATGGTGCTGGGCATCGCGGCGGTGGTGAAGTTGCTCGAGGATTTTATCATCTCGCCGAGAATCATCGGGGAACGGTCGGGGTTGCATCCGCTGACGATCATCATTGCGGTGATGGTGGGGACGACGTTGTTCGGCGGGTTTCTCGGCGCGATGCTGGCGATTCCTTTGACGGCGGTTTTGCGCACGCTGATGTTCCGGTATATCTGGACGCGCGAGCCGTACGGGCATCAGGAGGCGGATGAGGTGGTGGAAATTTAG
- the proC gene encoding pyrroline-5-carboxylate reductase, producing the protein MAAKITIGFLGAGKMATALARGFVHAGLVTPDEIMASDPVEAAGAAFGREVGAKITKSNAEVVKFANVLVLATKPDQVAAVLAGIRGAFSKKHLLISIAAGVPLAKLEHGLPKARLIRVMPNTPALIGASATAYALGKAALPEDGMLAQKLFSAVGIAFAVKESLLDAVTGLSGSGPAYAYLMIEALSDGGVASGLPRDIATKLAAQTMLGSARMVLETGQHPGALKDMVTSPGGTTIEGLHELEKGKVRGALMNAVRAAAEKSRKLGQS; encoded by the coding sequence ATGGCTGCGAAAATTACCATCGGATTTTTGGGCGCGGGGAAGATGGCGACGGCGCTGGCGCGCGGGTTTGTCCATGCGGGGTTGGTGACGCCGGATGAAATCATGGCGAGCGATCCGGTGGAGGCGGCGGGCGCGGCGTTCGGGCGCGAGGTGGGCGCGAAGATCACGAAGAGCAATGCCGAGGTGGTGAAGTTCGCGAATGTGCTGGTGCTGGCGACGAAGCCGGACCAGGTAGCAGCAGTGCTGGCGGGAATTCGCGGCGCGTTTTCAAAAAAACATTTGTTGATTTCCATCGCGGCGGGGGTGCCGCTGGCGAAGCTGGAACATGGCTTGCCGAAAGCGCGCCTGATCCGGGTTATGCCGAATACGCCGGCCTTGATCGGCGCTTCGGCGACGGCTTATGCGCTCGGCAAGGCGGCGCTGCCAGAGGACGGCATGCTGGCGCAAAAACTTTTTTCGGCGGTGGGCATCGCGTTTGCAGTGAAGGAATCACTGCTGGACGCGGTGACGGGTTTGAGCGGGAGCGGCCCGGCGTATGCGTATCTGATGATCGAGGCGTTGAGCGATGGCGGCGTGGCGTCGGGTTTGCCGCGGGACATCGCGACGAAGCTGGCGGCCCAGACGATGCTCGGCAGCGCGCGGATGGTTTTGGAGACGGGCCAGCATCCGGGCGCGCTCAAGGACATGGTGACGAGTCCGGGCGGCACGACGATCGAGGGGTTGCATGAATTGGAAAAGGGCAAGGTGCGCGGGGCGTTGATGAACGCGGTGCGGGCGGCGGCGGAGAAGTCGAGGAAGCTCGGGCAGAGTTGA
- a CDS encoding phosphate ABC transporter substrate-binding protein encodes MHKFIKNLALIAALLSVAVSARAANVTVKGSDTLVILAQKWAEVYMSAHPDVKIQVTGGGSGVGFAALQNQGTDIADASRQIKAREKEACIKAFGKVPREYKVAIDGLSVYVNNANPVKDLTLAQLESIFTGQTRNWKDLGGPDAPITIYSRENSSGTYEFFKEHVLKGKDFSASAQTMPGTAALLQAINKDPNGIGYGGAAYGEGARALGIKANASSPAILPTEETVLNQTYPIWRYLYNYVNPALDKDAIHAYLDWIRSQDGQKIVKEVGYYPLPEALLSRQGLAAQK; translated from the coding sequence ATGCATAAGTTCATCAAAAACCTGGCCTTGATCGCGGCTCTTTTGTCCGTCGCCGTCTCCGCGCGCGCGGCCAATGTCACCGTCAAAGGCTCCGACACCCTCGTCATCCTCGCGCAAAAATGGGCCGAGGTTTACATGAGCGCCCATCCCGACGTCAAAATCCAGGTCACCGGCGGCGGTTCGGGCGTCGGTTTTGCCGCGTTGCAAAATCAGGGCACGGACATCGCCGATGCCTCGCGCCAAATCAAAGCCAGGGAAAAAGAAGCCTGCATCAAGGCCTTCGGCAAAGTTCCCCGCGAATACAAAGTCGCCATTGACGGCCTCAGCGTCTATGTCAACAACGCCAACCCCGTCAAAGACCTCACGCTCGCCCAACTTGAAAGCATCTTCACCGGCCAAACTCGGAATTGGAAAGACCTCGGCGGCCCCGATGCCCCCATCACCATTTACAGCCGCGAAAACAGTTCCGGCACTTACGAGTTTTTCAAGGAGCACGTGCTGAAAGGCAAAGACTTTTCCGCCAGCGCCCAGACCATGCCCGGCACCGCCGCGCTCCTTCAAGCCATCAACAAAGACCCCAACGGCATCGGTTACGGCGGCGCCGCTTATGGCGAAGGCGCCCGCGCTTTGGGCATCAAGGCCAATGCCTCGTCCCCCGCGATTTTGCCCACCGAGGAAACCGTCCTCAACCAGACCTATCCCATCTGGCGTTATCTGTATAATTATGTGAATCCCGCCCTGGACAAGGACGCCATCCACGCCTACCTGGATTGGATTCGCAGCCAGGACGGCCAAAAAATCGTAAAGGAAGTCGGCTATTATCCGCTGCCGGAAGCCTTGCTGTCCCGGCAGGGATTGGCCGCGCAAAAATGA
- the pstC gene encoding phosphate ABC transporter permease subunit PstC — translation MTDKSKRSIGWMGLQRGHQARPLEWLVEKGILLVSFSAIAMVFLIFIFVARESLPIFLGQMNSASVQKVIPVADMDKLTPAQLQDYLGLTPKQFADMDDDTKKTLMEVKVDAAAEASKDKDAAINTTSWRYLLKPYQWTGYDKPVYIWQPVSEIQKYNIISLVIGSLKTTLVALLFSIPLALGAAIYVSQLTSPRKREFLKPAIELLAGIPSVVLGFFALIVMATVLQNIFGYQSRLNAFVAGIALGLAIIPVVFSIAEDALTSVPRSYTQAALALGSSKWQAAWKIVLPAAIPGVFAAFILGFGRAIGETMIVLMASGNASIVSWNIFDSTRTMTATIAAELAETVFGGQHYRILFMLGVLLFVVTFVSNMVAELVINRLKHKLEGKR, via the coding sequence ATGACGGACAAATCAAAACGCAGCATCGGCTGGATGGGCTTGCAACGCGGCCATCAGGCCCGCCCGCTTGAATGGCTTGTCGAAAAAGGCATCCTGCTCGTGTCCTTTTCGGCGATTGCGATGGTCTTTCTCATCTTCATTTTCGTCGCGCGCGAATCGCTGCCCATTTTTCTCGGCCAAATGAACAGCGCCTCCGTCCAGAAAGTCATTCCCGTCGCCGACATGGACAAACTCACTCCCGCGCAACTCCAGGATTACCTCGGCCTCACACCCAAACAATTCGCCGACATGGATGACGATACCAAAAAAACCTTGATGGAGGTCAAGGTGGATGCCGCCGCCGAAGCTTCCAAGGACAAGGACGCCGCCATCAACACCACCTCATGGCGTTATCTCCTCAAGCCCTATCAATGGACCGGCTACGACAAACCCGTTTATATCTGGCAACCCGTTTCGGAAATCCAAAAATATAACATCATCTCCCTCGTCATCGGCAGCCTCAAGACCACCCTTGTCGCGCTGCTGTTCTCCATCCCGCTCGCGCTTGGCGCGGCCATCTACGTTTCGCAACTCACTTCGCCCCGCAAACGCGAATTCCTCAAGCCCGCCATCGAACTCCTCGCGGGCATTCCCTCGGTCGTGCTCGGATTTTTCGCGCTCATCGTCATGGCCACCGTCCTGCAAAATATTTTCGGCTACCAATCGCGCCTGAACGCCTTCGTCGCCGGAATCGCGCTCGGCCTCGCGATCATCCCCGTGGTGTTCTCCATCGCCGAAGACGCCCTCACCAGTGTCCCGCGCAGCTACACGCAGGCCGCGCTCGCGTTGGGCTCCTCCAAATGGCAGGCCGCGTGGAAAATTGTTTTGCCCGCCGCGATTCCCGGGGTGTTCGCCGCGTTCATCCTTGGCTTCGGCCGCGCCATCGGCGAAACCATGATCGTGCTCATGGCCAGCGGCAACGCGAGCATCGTCTCCTGGAATATTTTCGACTCCACCCGCACCATGACCGCCACCATCGCCGCCGAACTCGCCGAAACCGTTTTCGGCGGCCAGCATTACCGTATCCTGTTCATGCTCGGCGTGCTGCTGTTCGTCGTGACTTTCGTTTCCAACATGGTCGCCGAACTCGTCATCAACCGCCTCAAGCACAAACTCGAAGGCAAACGATGA
- the pstA gene encoding phosphate ABC transporter permease PstA encodes MTPIAPSPHPRSSRSFESERFDFVSFFFTGLTGLATFLIIATLAVILINVLVNSAGGLSLRFIFAGTEKDMFDVNHAGVLPMIIGTSARVLLMTIFVIPIGVITAVYLTEYAHAYSIYTRIIRGAVNNLAGVPSIVFGLFGLGFFINFIGQHMDAILHPHNPEPIWGKPALIWASLTLAVMTLPVVIIATEESLRAIPQGLREASLALGATKLETIIRIVVPQALPGIMTGGILAVSRAAGEVAPILFTGAAYFMADLPHSLHDQFMDLGYHVFILSTQSPNVDKTKPILYATVVVLLFLTFALNIVAIFIRSRMRKKLRAL; translated from the coding sequence ATGACCCCCATCGCTCCCTCTCCCCATCCGCGCTCAAGCCGCTCCTTCGAGAGCGAGCGCTTTGATTTCGTCTCCTTCTTTTTTACCGGCCTCACCGGCCTCGCAACCTTTCTCATCATCGCCACGCTCGCCGTGATCTTGATCAACGTCCTCGTGAACAGCGCCGGCGGCCTTTCGCTGCGTTTCATCTTTGCCGGCACGGAAAAAGACATGTTTGACGTCAATCACGCCGGCGTCCTCCCCATGATCATCGGCACCTCCGCCCGCGTGCTGCTCATGACCATTTTCGTCATCCCCATCGGCGTGATCACCGCCGTGTATCTCACCGAATACGCCCACGCCTATTCCATTTACACCCGCATCATTCGCGGCGCAGTCAACAACCTCGCGGGCGTGCCCTCCATCGTGTTCGGCCTCTTCGGCCTCGGCTTCTTCATCAACTTCATCGGCCAGCACATGGACGCCATTTTGCACCCGCACAATCCCGAACCCATCTGGGGCAAGCCCGCGCTGATCTGGGCGTCGCTCACGCTCGCCGTGATGACGCTTCCCGTCGTCATCATCGCCACCGAAGAATCGTTGCGCGCGATTCCGCAAGGCCTTCGCGAAGCCAGCCTCGCTCTCGGCGCGACCAAGCTCGAAACTATCATCCGCATCGTCGTGCCGCAGGCGCTTCCCGGCATCATGACTGGCGGCATCCTCGCCGTGAGCCGCGCCGCCGGCGAAGTCGCGCCTATCCTTTTCACCGGCGCGGCCTATTTCATGGCCGACCTGCCGCACTCACTCCACGACCAATTCATGGACCTCGGCTATCACGTTTTCATCCTCTCCACGCAATCCCCGAATGTTGACAAAACCAAGCCCATCCTTTACGCGACGGTGGTGGTGCTGTTATTTTTAACCTTTGCTTTGAACATCGTCGCTATCTTCATCCGCTCGCGGATGCGGAAAAAATTGCGCGCGTTATGA
- the pstB gene encoding phosphate ABC transporter ATP-binding protein PstB — protein sequence MTETPRIVTAPPAATPAVNPPSPATATAAAPYIETEKLSLFYGQSQALKEISIQIREKLVTAFIGPSGCGKSTLLRCFNRMNDLIDNVRIDGHIRIAGHDINHRQVDVIELRKRVGMVFQRSNPFPKSIYENIAYALRLQGIKSRSELDGIVENSLRGAALWDEIKDRLHTSALGLSGGQQQRLCIARAIAIRPEIILMDEPASALDPIATAKVEELILELKREFTIVIVTHNMQQATRISDYTAFFYLGELIEYDRTARIFTNPARKQTEDYVTGRFG from the coding sequence ATGACCGAAACTCCACGAATCGTTACTGCGCCGCCGGCTGCCACTCCGGCCGTCAATCCCCCGTCGCCCGCCACTGCCACCGCCGCGGCTCCTTACATCGAGACCGAAAAACTCTCGCTCTTCTACGGCCAATCGCAGGCGCTCAAGGAAATTTCCATTCAGATTCGCGAAAAGCTCGTCACGGCGTTCATCGGCCCGTCCGGCTGCGGCAAATCCACATTGCTCCGCTGCTTCAACCGCATGAACGACCTCATTGATAACGTGCGCATTGATGGCCATATCCGCATCGCCGGGCACGACATCAACCATCGCCAGGTGGACGTCATCGAACTCCGCAAACGCGTCGGCATGGTGTTCCAGCGCTCCAATCCCTTTCCCAAATCCATCTACGAAAACATCGCCTACGCTTTGCGTTTGCAAGGTATCAAGAGCCGTTCCGAACTCGATGGCATCGTCGAGAACAGCCTGCGCGGCGCGGCGCTTTGGGACGAAATCAAGGATCGTCTCCACACCAGCGCGCTCGGTTTGTCCGGCGGCCAGCAACAACGCCTCTGCATCGCCCGCGCCATCGCCATCCGCCCGGAAATCATTTTGATGGATGAACCCGCGTCCGCGCTCGATCCCATCGCCACCGCCAAGGTCGAGGAATTGATCCTCGAATTGAAACGCGAATTCACCATCGTCATCGTCACCCACAACATGCAGCAGGCGACGCGTATCTCGGATTACACCGCGTTTTTTTACCTCGGCGAATTGATCGAATACGACCGCACCGCGCGCATCTTCACCAACCCCGCCCGCAAACAAACCGAGGATTATGTCACTGGCCGTTTCGGTTGA
- the phoU gene encoding phosphate signaling complex protein PhoU produces MTIHFEHELVELKEKLLTMASHAESAVTRAIKALVERDDELARRVMADDVIVDQFEKEIDEMAIHLLSKAPLASDLRLITVAMKISHDLERVSDEATTIARRSIELSLEPQLKPYVDLPRMASMALEMLKEALDSFVNREPAKARSIIPRDKEVDLLNKQLHRELSSYMVERPSTITRCLNLMVISKSLERVADHAANVAEEVVYLYEARDIRHSGQAPATAATS; encoded by the coding sequence ATGACCATCCACTTTGAACACGAGCTGGTGGAGTTGAAGGAAAAGCTGCTGACGATGGCCAGCCATGCCGAGAGCGCCGTCACCCGCGCCATCAAGGCGCTCGTCGAACGCGATGACGAACTCGCCCGCCGCGTCATGGCCGATGATGTCATCGTGGATCAATTCGAGAAGGAGATTGATGAGATGGCCATTCATCTTTTGTCCAAGGCGCCGCTCGCCAGCGACCTCCGGCTCATCACCGTCGCGATGAAAATTTCCCACGACCTTGAGCGCGTTTCCGACGAGGCCACCACCATCGCCCGCCGTTCGATCGAGTTGAGTCTGGAACCGCAACTCAAGCCCTACGTGGATCTCCCGCGCATGGCCAGCATGGCGCTGGAAATGTTGAAAGAAGCGCTCGATTCCTTCGTCAACCGCGAACCCGCCAAGGCCCGCTCCATCATCCCGCGCGACAAGGAAGTGGACCTGCTCAATAAACAACTTCACCGCGAACTTTCCAGTTACATGGTCGAACGCCCAAGCACCATCACGCGCTGCCTGAACCTGATGGTCATCTCGAAAAGTTTGGAACGCGTCGCCGACCACGCCGCGAACGTCGCCGAAGAAGTCGTCTATCTCTACGAAGCCCGCGACATCCGCCACAGCGGCCAGGCCCCCGCCACCGCGGCGACGAGTTAA